TTTGTCTGTTAAATCACCATCAAAATCATCAAATGCAGTATACCCTTCTTCTTCATATGGATGATTGAAGAGAGTATAACTATCGGGGTTTGATGTAAGTGTAACTTTTGGTGGAGTCGTATCTTGTACAACAACTGTACGTTCTTGAGATGCCTTTAATCCGTCTTTTTCAGCCGTGTACTCAATTTTATAAGAACCTAATTTACTTGTATCAACTGTACCTTTACTTTCAACATCTATTTTTTCACGAAGGAAGGTAAGAATTGTACCTTGTTTATAGGCCACTGCACCTTGATCTTCGTATTTTGATTTATATTCTACTAGCGTTGTTTGATCGCCATTAACTTCAATCACGACTTCCCATTTATTTAGTAACAATACCAGACTTGCACTAAATAAAAATAAGACAGTAGCGAAAATCAAAAACTTTGTTAATGGTTTTTGGATTGCTTTTTTATTCATATAGTCAAATACCTCATCATCTATTCTAACATTAATAGCAATAAAAAGAAAAAACCATCAGTTTTATCACTAATGGTATACTAAGATTTTATTTACTAAATAAATCCTTAGCCTTGTCGAGTAAGCCTTCTCCAGCTTCCTTCGCTATGTTAGCTACATTTTGTAAATCATCAAGACCAAGCTTGCCATCTTCGCCAAGAAGACCTTTAACGATGTCGTTCTTCTTAACTTCAGCAGCGATACGGTCAAAGTCTTCCTTTGTTAACTTTCCATCATCGCCTAAGATACCCTTTAATACTTCGTTGTTTGCTGCGAAAGTCTTTAATTTTTCAGGGCTCTTCTTTAATTCTTCAATCGCTTTAGCAGCTAATTCTTGTACATTAATATCTGACATTTTATTTTCTCCTTTTAGGTTGAAGTTATCATAATGGATATTAATCTTTTGTACAAGCGAAACTATTCTGCCTCAGTTGTGTCCTTTGGAGATGTGATAGGGAAGTGGATTTCGTCCGCATAGAGGAAACTTTCTATACAGGAAGTATACTGTTGGATTGTATCTAGTATTTTATGCATTTGATCATCTGCACTATCTGGTTGAATACGTTCTACAATAGGAACCTCAATCATACCGAAAGCAGGATTATGTATGATTTTATCATGCCATTCTGAATCGGCTAGAAGTATACTGTATGCATGTTTTACTTTCTCATTTTGTGATACTAACCAAAGTTCAATGCCAAGTGTACGGTGGTCTAATGCAATGATAAACTTTAGATAGCGGTCATATAAAAATGCATCATGAATGGAGAAGTAACTGTAGTCCATAAATCCTGGTGTAATTTCACTAACAGTGAACACAGCAGGGATAGAATTATGTAACTTTGTAAAATAATTCATGATTTCGATATATGCAACCTGTAAATCACCTTGATTCACTACTTTTTGGTAGGTATCAAGATAATAGTTCGTATCTTTCGCCATAGAATTAACCTCCACATAATCAAATTATACTTCATATAACTTTAAGATTATATGATTTTATCATACTTCATGATTCATATATAATAAAGAACGGAGGTTCATTCTATGAATTTTGACAGAATAAAAAATAACAGCCGTAATATTCTAAGATCAATAGGATTAATAATCCTTGCACTTGCTATCTACAATGTTGTTTCAGATGTAGTAGTTGGACTAGGAAATAGTTTCTTTACAGATGAACAGATTGAAGCACTAAGCTACTATTTCTTTGATACAGTTATCTGTGTATTAACATGTATCTTGTTATTTGCTGTGTATTACTTTACTTCTAGAAAGAAGACGGGTCTTGCTCTAGCAGATTCTAAGATGCCTAAGTGGCTGATTGTTCCTTTTGCGATTGCAATTACACTTGGTATGGGTTTAGTTAGTGCCCTATGGTTAGACTTTACATATGATCAGCTTGCAAATGTACCATTTGTTGCCCAGAGCATTGAAAGCTTTGACTCTGCTTGGTCTACAATAGGAGAAGATCCATATATTTGGGTATGCTTATCCGTTGTTATCTTTGGCCCGATTGCAGAGGAACTATTATTCCGTGGTATTATTCATAACTCAATCAAGAAGGTATGCAATCCATATATCGCAATCGTATTATCTGGTTTAATGTTTGGTATCTGGCATGGTGAGTTTGTACAGTCAGTATATACAACATTCTTCGGTATCGCTTTAGCAGTGGTATATGAATACAGTGGCTCTTTATGGGTGCCAATTGGCATGCATATTTTGAATAACTTTACATCTACTTTACCACCTGCACTTGATACAACTTCTAACTACTTACTTATCTCACACACGGAAGAGATTATGTTATTACCTACGATACTATTACTCATCTACATGATTCATTCTATCCATAAGAAGGAGAAAGAAAACCATGAAATTAATTCTATATCATGCTAATGCGATGATGAAAGAAATTGCCGAAAACTGGGCAAAAGAAAATCAGATTGAAGTAACAGTATTATCAGAATTATTGACTGCAGAAAGTGTAAAACTTGCAAAGGGATATGATGGCATCATCAACTCTCAAGCTGCAGGTACTATCGATAAAGAAATTTATAGCACATTACGCGATTATGGTATTCGCCAGATTGCTTTAGTTAGTGCTGGATATGAATTATATGATTTAAAACTTGCAACAGAAAATAACTTAGTGATTACAAATGTTCCTAGTTACTCACCAGAATCGATTGCAGAATATACAGTATTAACTGGTTTAAATCTTGTTCGCAATAACAATACTATCATCGCTAGCGTCGCAAAGAACGACTTCCGTTGGCAACCATCCATCTGTGGAAGAGTTATGGGAGATATGAAAGTGGCGATTATCGGAACAGGAAGAATTGGACAAATCACAGCGAGATTATTCCATGGATTTGGATGTGAACTTGTTGGATTTGATCTATATCAGAATGAAGGTATTAAGAGTATCCTGACATATAAAGACTCGATTGAAGAAGCAGTTAAGGATGCGGATATTGTTTCCATCCATATGCCAGCAACCGTAGATAACCGTCATTGCTTTGACTATGAGATGTTTAAGAAGTTTAAGTCAGGTGCTATCCTACTAAACATGGCAAGAGGCTCTATTGTTGATACAGAAGGGTTACTAAAGGCTTTGGATGAAGGTATTCTATCTAGTGCAGGTATTGATACTTACGAGTATGAAATGCCATATATCCAAAAGGATTATCAAGATAAGGCAATCGAAGATAAGGTATTTGCACGTCTAGTACATCATCCACGTGTGATGTATTCACCACATATTGCATACTTTACAGATGAAGCAATTAAGAACCTTGTAGAAGGCGCATTAAACGCTGCTGTTGAAGTGATTACAACTGGTACATCTAAATCTAGAGTAAACTAGGCATATTCTTTGTGTTTTATGCTTACTTTGACTATCATCAAAGTAAGGAGTAAAAGAATATGAAAAAAATATTGGTTCTTGCTTTATCATTGTTTTTAGCTGGATGTATGGTTACTAAGACAAGTGAAACATCCAGTAGCTATCAAACAATTACATCAACAGAGGCTCAAAAGATGATTGAAGAAAACAAGGATGTAGTCATTCTTGATGTTCGAACAGCAGACGAGTATGCAAGTGGACATATCCCTAACGCTATCAATCTTTCTAATGAAGATATTCAAGCAGGTAAGGTAGATAGCTTAAAGGATAAGAAACAGCTCATTATGGTATATTGTCGTAGTGGTAACCGTAGTCGTCAAGCAGCACAGAAATTAGCTGAACTTGGCTATACAAATGTTGTAGACTTTGGTGGTATCCAAAGTTGGCAAGGAGATATCGAAAAGTAAAAAACTGGTCACAAACCAGTTTTCTTTATGATAAATGCTCAGTTTTACAGATTTCCTTTTCATGTTGTAAAGCAAACCACAGTTTTGTGCCATCACCAATTTCGTCAGCTTCTAAACGTATTGGTGTAAAGTTTAACTTCTCCACGATACTTGCATTTATAATTCGTTGAGGTTCATCAACCTCTAAAGAATAGTAATAAGGCTCTGGCTTTGTATCAGGCCCATACTGTGCAATATCAGGGTCTAGTGCAATAGCAGTATATAAATCCGTATTCTCATACGAATAACGTAATGCATGGTCTTTAATCATCTGTACCATGTTACGGAATATCGATTGTCTACGATAAGCAGTAGTTACATATGAATTTGTAATTAGTAAAGTTTCTCCTGAAACTAGTAGGGAGGAGCTTTCTTTATTTGGTGGATAAGCAATCTCAGGGAAGTAATTACCACAGAGACAATAATGTTCAAGATAAGTCCAATCAGATTCATCTGCACAGAAGTTAAATACTTTTTCATTGGTTAAAAGTGTATCCATGGATGCATGTAAACCCGATATGTCTGCAATAATCGTATCACCCTCATACACAAGTATTGTGATACGTTCTAATACATTACTATCAATCTCACTAACATGCTTAATCTCTTTACCATTTGATGAAATCACTGGTAAAGCAAATAAACAGTATACATACTTACCAATAGATAAAACAGAATAATAGTCAGTATGAATTTCATACCAATCTAAAAGTGTACCTCTATCATCTGGCAAATATTTCTCTAATCGAGTTAATGCTTTGGTTAAGTATAATTTTGAAAGGTTATCCATGATTGAATTGTAACATTTTTATCTATTTTTGTATGGAGAGTACTGTGTTTACAAATAGAAAGTAAGTAGGATATGAGCAATATATTGACACCATATATGACACCAATTATAATAAGGAGGAAGATGAATGTCTAAATGGGATAAGCTTTTAAGTAAGATTTTATCTTTATCGAAAGATATGCGTTTTCAGGAATTAAAAAGAGTATTAGAGTACTATGGATATCAAATGAAAGCACCATCAAGTGGTAGTAGTCATTATACTTTTCGTAAACCAGGTAAAAATCCTATTACAATTCCAAAACATGAACCTATTAAAAGGATATATGTTGAAATGGTTAGAAAGATAGTAGAGGAGGATCTTAATGAATACAGTTGAATATTACCTACAGTGTCCATATCGTTTAGAGATTATTCCTGACGTAGACGAAGGGGGATATGTCGCAAGTTATCCTGAACTAAGTGGTTGTATTACTGTTGGCAAAACGTTGGATGAGGTTGCTAAGAACGCTGAAGATGCCAAGAGGGAATGGCTTATTGCTGCTTTGGAAAGTAATATCTCTATTCCAGATCCAACAACTTCTGAATATTCTGGACAGTTTAAGTTACGTCTTCCAAAGAGCCTTCATCGATCTTTGGCACAACACTCTAGAGAAGAGGGTGTAAGTATGAATCAATATTGCGTATATCTATTATCAAAAAATGACGCAATCAAAAAATGTAAATAAATATATTAAAAAGCCAGGGTTGTCTGGCTTTTTGTATTTAGTTGTTTCTGTCTTTCATTGTTGGGAATAAGAGTACATCACGGATGGAATCTGTTCCTGTTAATAACATTACGAAGCGGTCGATACCGAAGCCGATACCACCAGTTGGAGGTAGACCGTATTCAAGTGCCTCTACGTAATCTGTATCCATCTCGTTAGCTTCATCATCACCAAGTTCTTTTGCCTTGAGTTGAGCTTCGAAACGTTCTCTTTGGTCAATAGGGTCGTTAAGCTCTGTGAAGGCATTATCCATCTCAATACCATTTACTAATAACTCAAAACGATCTGTGAAACGTGGATCTTCTGGGTTCTTCTTTGCGAGTGGTGAAATTTCGATTGGATGACCATATACGAACGTTGGCTGAACAATCTTGTCTTCACAGAATTCTTCGAAGAATAGGGAGATGATATGTCCAACTGTCATCTGGTGTGGTTCTACTGTGATGTGATGTTCCTGTGCAAGCTTGTATGCTTCTTCAACACTCATTGGTTGCCAGAAGTCAATACCAGTCACTTCCTTAACAGCGTCTACCATATTCCATCTCTTGAATGGAGCCTTTAATGAAATATCCTGACCCATGAACTTGAAGTCTGTTGTACCACAAACCTCTAATGCAACATGCTCGAATAAACCTTCGTTTAATTTCATCATGCCTTCAAGGTCTGTGTATGCACAATATGCTTCCATTGTTGTAAATTCTGGGTTGTGCTTGAGGTCCATACCTTCATTACGGAAGATACGTCCAATTTCATATACTTTTTCAAGTCCACCAACGATCAATCTCTTTAGTGGTAGCTCAGTAGCGATACGTAAATAGAAGTCCTTATCTAGTGCATTGTGATGTGTGATAAATGGTCTAGCATTTGCTCCACCTAGAATTGGCTGTAAGATAGGTGTCTCTACTTCAAGGTAACCTTGAGAGTCCATGTAACGACGGATTGCACTTACAATGCGTGGACGTAAGATTGCAATCTTACGGGATTCATCATTCATGATGAGATCAACATATCTTCTACGGTAACGTTCTTCCTTATCCTGTAAACCATGGAACTTATCTGGAAGAGGGCGTAGTGCTTTGGAAAGGTGTGTATACTCATGTGCTTCTACAGATAGTTCACCAGTCTGCGTCTTGATAACTGTACCACGAATACCAACGATATCACCTAAGTCGCTTGCCTTAAATAATTCATAGATTTCATCACCAATGATACGCTTGTTAATTACAACCTGAATCTTACCTTCACGGTCTAAGAGGTGAATGAAGCCTAACTTACCCATTCTTCTCTTTTGCATAATACGACCTGCGATGGAAACTTCTGCGTGTAAGCTTTCTAATTCTTCTGCACTCTTTTCGCTATATTCGTCCTTGATGAGTTGGGAATTGCTTGTGCGATGGAATGCTTTACCAAATGGGTCAATACCTTGTTCGCGTAAGGCGTTCATCTTTGCAATACGTGCTTCTTGTTGGTCTGTTAGACGAACTTCTTCAACAGCTTTGACAAGTTTTTTCGCATTCTCCTTGATTGCTTGCTTTGTACTTTCAAGTGCAGCCTGTGCTTCTTCTAATGCTTTTTGTCTTTGAGCGAGTTCCTTTTGGAGTTGCTCAGTAATGTTGTTCTTTTCTTCTGCCATATGATGACCTCCTTTTCATATAAAAAGCTCTACGTCAAGGGACGAGAGCTTTGTTCGTGGTACCACCCTAATTTACAGTATCTATACTGCCTCATTTTTGATTGTTAACGCGATCGCGGAATGACTCGGGAGTCCTTGTCAACATATATCCTCTCTGTTTCACTTTCACCATCAGAAACTCGCTGTAAGATACTCTATATGTTCTATCTCCGTCGTTGTCCTTCAACATGCATAGTGTAACAATT
This genomic window from Solobacterium moorei contains:
- a CDS encoding D-2-hydroxyacid dehydrogenase, coding for MKLILYHANAMMKEIAENWAKENQIEVTVLSELLTAESVKLAKGYDGIINSQAAGTIDKEIYSTLRDYGIRQIALVSAGYELYDLKLATENNLVITNVPSYSPESIAEYTVLTGLNLVRNNNTIIASVAKNDFRWQPSICGRVMGDMKVAIIGTGRIGQITARLFHGFGCELVGFDLYQNEGIKSILTYKDSIEEAVKDADIVSIHMPATVDNRHCFDYEMFKKFKSGAILLNMARGSIVDTEGLLKALDEGILSSAGIDTYEYEMPYIQKDYQDKAIEDKVFARLVHHPRVMYSPHIAYFTDEAIKNLVEGALNAAVEVITTGTSKSRVN
- a CDS encoding CPBP family intramembrane glutamic endopeptidase — its product is MNFDRIKNNSRNILRSIGLIILALAIYNVVSDVVVGLGNSFFTDEQIEALSYYFFDTVICVLTCILLFAVYYFTSRKKTGLALADSKMPKWLIVPFAIAITLGMGLVSALWLDFTYDQLANVPFVAQSIESFDSAWSTIGEDPYIWVCLSVVIFGPIAEELLFRGIIHNSIKKVCNPYIAIVLSGLMFGIWHGEFVQSVYTTFFGIALAVVYEYSGSLWVPIGMHILNNFTSTLPPALDTTSNYLLISHTEEIMLLPTILLLIYMIHSIHKKEKENHEINSISC
- a CDS encoding type II toxin-antitoxin system HicB family antitoxin; translation: MNTVEYYLQCPYRLEIIPDVDEGGYVASYPELSGCITVGKTLDEVAKNAEDAKREWLIAALESNISIPDPTTSEYSGQFKLRLPKSLHRSLAQHSREEGVSMNQYCVYLLSKNDAIKKCK
- a CDS encoding DUF7000 family protein — translated: MAKDTNYYLDTYQKVVNQGDLQVAYIEIMNYFTKLHNSIPAVFTVSEITPGFMDYSYFSIHDAFLYDRYLKFIIALDHRTLGIELWLVSQNEKVKHAYSILLADSEWHDKIIHNPAFGMIEVPIVERIQPDSADDQMHKILDTIQQYTSCIESFLYADEIHFPITSPKDTTEAE
- the lysS gene encoding lysine--tRNA ligase → MAEEKNNITEQLQKELAQRQKALEEAQAALESTKQAIKENAKKLVKAVEEVRLTDQQEARIAKMNALREQGIDPFGKAFHRTSNSQLIKDEYSEKSAEELESLHAEVSIAGRIMQKRRMGKLGFIHLLDREGKIQVVINKRIIGDEIYELFKASDLGDIVGIRGTVIKTQTGELSVEAHEYTHLSKALRPLPDKFHGLQDKEERYRRRYVDLIMNDESRKIAILRPRIVSAIRRYMDSQGYLEVETPILQPILGGANARPFITHHNALDKDFYLRIATELPLKRLIVGGLEKVYEIGRIFRNEGMDLKHNPEFTTMEAYCAYTDLEGMMKLNEGLFEHVALEVCGTTDFKFMGQDISLKAPFKRWNMVDAVKEVTGIDFWQPMSVEEAYKLAQEHHITVEPHQMTVGHIISLFFEEFCEDKIVQPTFVYGHPIEISPLAKKNPEDPRFTDRFELLVNGIEMDNAFTELNDPIDQRERFEAQLKAKELGDDEANEMDTDYVEALEYGLPPTGGIGFGIDRFVMLLTGTDSIRDVLLFPTMKDRNN
- a CDS encoding rhodanese-like domain-containing protein, whose amino-acid sequence is MKKILVLALSLFLAGCMVTKTSETSSSYQTITSTEAQKMIEENKDVVILDVRTADEYASGHIPNAINLSNEDIQAGKVDSLKDKKQLIMVYCRSGNRSRQAAQKLAELGYTNVVDFGGIQSWQGDIEK
- a CDS encoding type II toxin-antitoxin system HicA family toxin yields the protein MSKWDKLLSKILSLSKDMRFQELKRVLEYYGYQMKAPSSGSSHYTFRKPGKNPITIPKHEPIKRIYVEMVRKIVEEDLNEYS